The following proteins are co-located in the Gopherus evgoodei ecotype Sinaloan lineage unplaced genomic scaffold, rGopEvg1_v1.p scaffold_39_arrow_ctg1, whole genome shotgun sequence genome:
- the LOC115642320 gene encoding putative olfactory receptor 10D3 isoform X2 yields MVTHFILLGIPNTGGLQTILFITFLAFYLCTLLGNLLIFSAILADAHLHTPMYFFLCNLSIVDLGFSSISTPKFLANLWAKSRTISLGWCMSQVFFNHFLGSTECLLFTVMAYDRYVAIYHPLHYLLIMNRRVCALLATGTWIASAFNATILTSLTFTLPYCGSNVVEYFFCDIFPVVKLACADTYVVKTVSFTNIGVVPMTCFLLLLASYVRIIYSVLKMNSAEGQREAASTCVSHLVVVTLFVGPFALVYTQPQLSKMLVTPGQIFGNMVTPMLNPAIYTLRNKEVKAALRNLRGGQTPAP; encoded by the coding sequence ATGGTGACTCATTTCATCCTCTTAGGGATCCCCAACACCGGCGGCCTCCAGACCATCCTCTTCATCACCTTCTTAGCCTTCTACCTCTGCACGCTGCTGGGCAACCTGCTCATCTTCTCAGCCATCCTCGCCGATGCCCACctgcacacccccatgtactttttcctctgCAACCTCTCCATCGTAGATCTTGGATTCTCTTCCATCAGCACCCCTAAATTTCTGGCCAACCTCTGGGCGAAGAGTAGAACCATCTCTCTGGGCTGGTGCATGTCCCAGGTCTTCTTCAATCACTTTCTGGGCAGCACCGAGTGCCTGCTCTTCACTGTCATGGCCTACGACCGGTACGTGGCCATCTACCACCCACTGCACTATCTGCTTATCATGAACCGCAGAGTGTGCGCCCTCCTGGCCACTGGCACCTGGATCGCCAGCGCCTTCAACGCCACCATCCTCACCAGCCTGACCTTCACACTGCCCTACTGTGGGTCCAACGTGGTAGAGTATTTCTTCTGCGACATCTTCCCGGTGGTCAAGCTGGCCTGTGCGGACACGTATGTCGTCAAGACGGTGAGCTTCACCAATATTGGGGTGGTGCCTATgacctgcttcctcctcctcctcgcctccTACGTCAGGATCATCTACTCTGTCCTGAAGATGAACTCGGCTGAAGGGCAGCGCGAAGCAGCCTCCACTTGCGTCTCGCATCTGGTGGTAGTGACACTGTTCGTTGGGCCCTTTGCCCTGGTCTACACGCAGCCCCAGCTAAGCAAAATGCTGGTGACCCCTGGGCAGATCTTTGGCAACATGGTTACGCCCATGCTGAACCCGGCCATCTACAcgctgaggaacaaggaggtgaaagCGGCACTGAGAAACCTGAGAGGGGGTCAAACACCTGCACCTTGA
- the LOC115642320 gene encoding olfactory receptor 958-like isoform X1 yields the protein MRKESLVGRVNHTMVTHFILLGIPNTGGLQTILFITFLAFYLCTLLGNLLIFSAILADAHLHTPMYFFLCNLSIVDLGFSSISTPKFLANLWAKSRTISLGWCMSQVFFNHFLGSTECLLFTVMAYDRYVAIYHPLHYLLIMNRRVCALLATGTWIASAFNATILTSLTFTLPYCGSNVVEYFFCDIFPVVKLACADTYVVKTVSFTNIGVVPMTCFLLLLASYVRIIYSVLKMNSAEGQREAASTCVSHLVVVTLFVGPFALVYTQPQLSKMLVTPGQIFGNMVTPMLNPAIYTLRNKEVKAALRNLRGGQTPAP from the coding sequence GAAAGAGTCCCTCGTGGGGCGGGTCAACCACACTATGGTGACTCATTTCATCCTCTTAGGGATCCCCAACACCGGCGGCCTCCAGACCATCCTCTTCATCACCTTCTTAGCCTTCTACCTCTGCACGCTGCTGGGCAACCTGCTCATCTTCTCAGCCATCCTCGCCGATGCCCACctgcacacccccatgtactttttcctctgCAACCTCTCCATCGTAGATCTTGGATTCTCTTCCATCAGCACCCCTAAATTTCTGGCCAACCTCTGGGCGAAGAGTAGAACCATCTCTCTGGGCTGGTGCATGTCCCAGGTCTTCTTCAATCACTTTCTGGGCAGCACCGAGTGCCTGCTCTTCACTGTCATGGCCTACGACCGGTACGTGGCCATCTACCACCCACTGCACTATCTGCTTATCATGAACCGCAGAGTGTGCGCCCTCCTGGCCACTGGCACCTGGATCGCCAGCGCCTTCAACGCCACCATCCTCACCAGCCTGACCTTCACACTGCCCTACTGTGGGTCCAACGTGGTAGAGTATTTCTTCTGCGACATCTTCCCGGTGGTCAAGCTGGCCTGTGCGGACACGTATGTCGTCAAGACGGTGAGCTTCACCAATATTGGGGTGGTGCCTATgacctgcttcctcctcctcctcgcctccTACGTCAGGATCATCTACTCTGTCCTGAAGATGAACTCGGCTGAAGGGCAGCGCGAAGCAGCCTCCACTTGCGTCTCGCATCTGGTGGTAGTGACACTGTTCGTTGGGCCCTTTGCCCTGGTCTACACGCAGCCCCAGCTAAGCAAAATGCTGGTGACCCCTGGGCAGATCTTTGGCAACATGGTTACGCCCATGCTGAACCCGGCCATCTACAcgctgaggaacaaggaggtgaaagCGGCACTGAGAAACCTGAGAGGGGGTCAAACACCTGCACCTTGA